Proteins encoded in a region of the Acipenser ruthenus chromosome 43, fAciRut3.2 maternal haplotype, whole genome shotgun sequence genome:
- the LOC131709437 gene encoding myelin-oligodendrocyte glycoprotein-like, with the protein MRFLGRTCFIVLSLLPAVSTQGGRAVIGSDQPVIAEAGDDVILPCHISPRVSAVDMEVRWFRERFDRPVHLYQNQNDRLSRQDSDYQGRTALSPSALQRGDISLNLRNLRLSDRGVYTCSADDGRWAEDGQTELIVTGGWRVVGSDQPVIAEPGHDVILPCHISPRVSAVDMEVRWFKERVDMPVHLYQNQKYQVSKQDRLYWHRTALSPSALQTGDISLHLRNIQPLDRGVYTCLTDDGRWNEEGQTE; encoded by the exons gtggAAGGGCTGTCATTGGCTCTGATCAGCCTGTCATTGCTGAGGCTGGTGATGATGTCATCCTGCCCTGTCACATTTCACCCAGAGTCAGTGCTGTGGACATGGAAGTGAGGTGGTTCAGGGAGAGATTCGATAGACCTGTTCATTTATATCAGAACCAAAATGATCGGCTCAGCAGACAGGACAGTGACTACCAGGGCCgcactgctctctctccctctgcactGCAGAGAGGTGATATCTCTCTAAATCTGAGAAACCTACGACTCTCTGACCGGGGCGTCTATACCTGCTCAGCTGATGATGGAAGATGGGCTGAAGACGGACAGACTGAACTGATAGTTACAG GTGGATGGCGTGTCGTTGGCTCTGATCAGCCTGTCATTGCTGAGCCTGGTCATGATGTCATCCTGCCCTGTCACATTTCACCCAGAGTCAGTGCTGTGGACATGGAAGTGAGGTGGTTCAAGGAGAGAGTCGACATGCCTGTTCATTTATATCAGAACCAAAAGTATCAGGTCAGCAAACAGGACAGACTTTATTGGCACCgcactgctctctctccctctgcactGCAGACGGGTGATATCTCTCTGCATCTGAGAAACATCCAGCCCTTGGATAGAGGCGTCTATACTTGCTTAACTGATGATGGAAGATGGAATGAAGAAGGACAGACTGAATGA